A DNA window from Equus przewalskii isolate Varuska chromosome 12, EquPr2, whole genome shotgun sequence contains the following coding sequences:
- the COPS6 gene encoding COP9 signalosome complex subunit 6 — translation MASAGVATNGTGGSSGMEVDAAVVPSVMASGVTGSVSVALHPLVILNISDHWIRMRSQEGRPMQVIGALIGKQEGRNIEVMNSFELLSHTVEEKIIIDKEYYYTKEEQFKQVFKELEFLGWYTTGGPPDPSDIHVHKQVCEIIESPLFLKLNPMTKHTDLPVSVFESVIDIINGEATMLFAELTYTLATEEAERIGVDHVARMTATGSGENSTVAEHLIAQHSAIKMLHSRVKLILEYVKASEAGEVPFNHEILREAYALCHCLPVLSTDKFKTDFYDQCNDVGLMAYLGTITKTCNTMNQFVNKFNVLYDRQGIGRRMRGLFF, via the exons ATGGCGTCGGCGGGGGTTGCGACGAACGGGACCGGAGGGAGCAGCGGGATGGAGGTGGATGCAGCAG TAGTCCCAAGCGTGATGGCCTCCGGGGTGACTGGCAGTGTTTCAGTCGCTCTTCATCCCCTCGTCATTCTCAACATCTCAGACCATTGGATTCGCATGCGCTCCCAGGAGGGGCGGCCCATGCAGG TGATTGGGGCTCTGATCGGGAAGCAAGAGGGCCGAAATATCGAGGTGATGAACTCCTTTGAGCTGCTGTCCCACACCGTGGAAGAGAAGATTATCATTGACAAGGAATATTATTACACCAAGGAGGAGCAGT TTAAACAGGTATTCAAGGAATTGGAGTTTCTGGGTTGGTATACTACAGGGGGGCCGCCTGACCCCTCCGACATCCACGTCCATAAGCAG GTGTGCGAGATCATCGAGAGCCCCCTCTTTCTTAAGCTGAACCCTATGACCAAGCACACAGAT CTTCCCGTCAGCGTTTTTGAGTCTGTCATCGATATAATCAATGGAGAG GCCACAATGCTGTTTGCTGAGCTGACCTACACTCTGGCGACAGAGGAAGCTGAACGCATTGGTGTAGACCACGTGGCCCGAATGACAGCAACAGGCAGTGGAGAGAACTCCACTG TAGCTGAACACCTGATAGCACAGCACAGCGCCATCAAGATGCTGCATAGCCGTGTCAAGCTCATCTTGGAGTACGTCAAGGCCTCTGAAGCGG GAGAGGTCCCCTTTAATCATGAGATCCTGCGGGAGGCCTATGCGCTGTGTCACTGCCTGCCAGTGCTCAGCACAGACAAGTTCAAGACAGACTTTTACGAT CAATGCAATGACGTGGGGCTCATGGCCTACCTTGGTACCATCACCAAAACGTGCAACACCATGAACCAGTTTGTGAACAAATTCAACGTCCTCTATGATCGACAAGGCATCGGCAGGCGGATGCGGGGACTCTTCTTCTGA